One genomic region from Bubalus kerabau isolate K-KA32 ecotype Philippines breed swamp buffalo chromosome 7, PCC_UOA_SB_1v2, whole genome shotgun sequence encodes:
- the C7H4orf54 gene encoding uncharacterized protein C4orf54 homolog: protein MLSFHFWKSRSQPTDAASSVVDGIQTPSCRQRQANNWTEQLGCWKLATVSARAAAPWPQTTSATPPRSLPTSLRLAWAPPQGLKNWEVVAAVARVPAALGPVQARGTLLQATLQPLQGQGGTQDSPVAHHCLLLSLTPRQGLRMEGTPPELNLQARSKEVGDGASGAQDSQELKQQLQPLPKPPASSLREAKYVEMCASAGVPRDSPLTMRLTQEQRQGDQRGLKSPQEKAQDEVSSQEHEAPAPLKNSVPSELSRSQPSGTDEGSNPFSSSSSSSPVDGAEEDGLSKMDGTTTSTGALATSSSSLGFESDGGENALSCQPKGEGEKAGGWGGGGRGRCGEADATECRDIIAKSQGSRDPPRNQEAHYITTHEIQLSEVEQDMDFDVGLASRWDFEDNNVIYSFVDYASFGGSDETPEDVTTLTEEDDDNSCYLSTTPSTNATRTPSPTSSDPARPSAGSSGGDTSSTEVGSGPSDADPTPPPTGPGTATPREPLPEPPEAASGAAAATAASSCGNAASQILLSIKPTSRAINEPSNVCAKQNIIYAAKHEGDMSLRVSTAAEHNSSSLKQDPAAAVAQDHAKKFIAVPARLQTRCGAIRAKELVDYSSGASSAVSELDDADKEVRNLTSRAFRSLAYPYFEALNISSRESSVLSEVGFGRWSTFLDLKCGGLGARVEQSLLRSSAASVAAGLRKGGGARTTADQLYIQSKKSQTKALEFVVSKVEGEIKHVETPLCFQKQVQSGPRVVTLLEPLNLRSESKASLAAGPCKATKGPSKGPGSVYTDDGSETSESGKPASRADGPQKSKFASSLLKNVISKKMQREHEFKMERGELSDTSHHHLSSTSKETEGPPPGAEKQRERGLQRQSSRHSEAGSEYTVVSMSDAGGEGAVAGSKSPIFKASAPRESHAGSGRHFADGLPEVCEIKKSASETVKGIFLRSQNSAFRSWKEKEAEKREERAPVGKLKLPKGGDWRADLGEISASKSTIMSRLFVPNIQQTPKDKQPGKQATKYPAAQATSTAVIRPKAPEIKIRLGSVQQPSSDFNIAKLLTPKLASSSASNLFKTNEDNSRAQQKLFRGDSLEKVPQFQVRDVRDKSKAQGPLHQVRDVRKLIKGSGDSSDKGSVTPEQGLTGPKPRQLAPAAGGSGSLSPMVITCQAVVNPREDSTEREPRENVGKGGSRVLNSSSPEGTVLVHRASGRLPVATIAPNKPEQGSYLPVLKIVSKAQKTPEKVKEEEVREEGKGPKTSRNALEKLTAAVRSMEELYSFNRNEWKRKSDPLPLLTDSHVLSLIASEEREGAGGADPDKLARRLGEAEEPRGVGNKGGVVLRGGPERLQRRNSNPSTESVSARAAAFENLARERPRSLYIPPVHKDVDRTQPLPPLPSQRNVFTMSASSTQKTGGVAGKFPQGPSPESPSAAAKGIKSQGLRSLKISPATRAPLEEVTNRKIGSNLEKSNSDCENYLTIPLKGSSAAGELPGRPGAGREGPPASSAAATLCSLPPLSARSQVPTSPKGSQVSGTSRPAWRTKPDHPRETVAAPTGPQSPEHPPTAIYHQQPLPFTLQSAQPQVLCFSPPGMPAPAPAGPAPIPTDPFQQPPPQQTQRKMLLDVTTGQYYLVDTPVQPMTRRLFDPETGQYVDVPMTSQQQAVAPMSLPVPPLALSPGAYGPTYMIYPGFLPTVLPANALQPTPIACTPAGGELSPLTAEPPSKEAAAAFTEAPYFMASGQSPASSSSSAPAATSQLVGAKGFAQLHGKPVISITSQPLGPRIIAPPSFDGTTMSFVVEHR, encoded by the coding sequence AtgctttcctttcatttctggAAGTCCCGGAGTCAACCTACAGATGCTGCTTCTTCCGTGGTCGATGGCATTCAGACTCCTAGCTGCCGACAGCGTCAGGCCAACAACTGGACAGAACAGCTTGGCTGCTGGAAGCTGGCCACAGTCTCGGCCAGAGCAGCAGCCCCCTGGCCACAGACCACCTCTGCCACCCCACCCAGGAGCCTTCCTACCTCCCTCAGGTTGGCCTGGGCCCCGCCACAGGGGCTGAAGAACTGGGAGGTGGTGGCGGCGGTGGCAAGGGTGCCTGCAGCCTTGGGGCCAGTCCAGGCACGTGGGACCCTGCTTCAGGCTACTCTGCAGCCCCTCCAGGGCCAGGGAGGGACCCAGGACAGTCCCGTCGCTCACCACTGTCTCCTCCTGTCGCTGACACCTAGGCAAGGGCTCAGAATGGAAGGCACCCCTCCTGAACTGAATCTGCAGGCCAGATCCAAGGAGGTGGGGGACGGGGCGAGCGGAGCTCAAGATAGCCAGGAGCTAAAGCAGCAGCTGCAGCCGCTTCCCAAgccaccagcctcctccctgcGAGAAGCAAAATATGTGGAGATGTGCGCTTCAGCTGGAGTCCCGAGGGACAGTCCCCTGACCATGAGACTCACTCAGGAGCAGCGCCAGGGGGATCAGAGGGGCTTGAAGAGTCCCCAGGAGAAAGCCCAAGACGAAGTCAGCAGTCAAGAGCACGAAGCTCCAGCCCCCCTGAAGAATTCTGTCCCCTCGGAACTCTCCAGATCCCAGCCCTCCGGTACTGATGAGGGCAGcaaccccttctcttcctcctcttcctcctccccagtGGACGGAGCAGAAGAAGATGGTCTGTCCAAGATGGATGGCACCACCACATCCACAGGGGCTCTGGCCACCTCGTCCTCATCCTTAGGCTTCGAGAGTGATGGTGGTGAGAACGCGCTGAGCTGCCAGCccaagggagaaggggaaaaagcaggaggatggggaggaggaggaagagggagatgTGGGGAAGCAGATGCCACAGAGTGCAGAGACATTATTGCCAAGTCTCAGGGCAGCCGGGACCCCCCCAGAAATCAGGAGGCCCATTACATCACCACCCACGAGATCCAGCTGAGCGAGGTGGAGCAGGACATGGACTTCGACGTGGGCTTGGCCTCCCGCTGGGATTTCGAGGACAACAACGTGATCTACTCATTTGTGGACTACGCTTCCTTCGGTGGCAGCGACGAGACCCCAGAGGACGTCACCACCCTGACCGAAGAGGACGACGACAACAGTTGCTACCTTAGCACCACTCCCAGCACCAACGCCACCCGTACACCCAGCCCCACCAGCAGCGACCCCGCCCGTCCCAGCGCGGGCAGCAGCGGCGGCGACACCAGCAGCACGGAAGTGGGCAGCGGCCCCTCGGACGCtgaccccactcccccacccacgGGGCCTGGCACGGCCACCCCGCGGGAGCCCTTGCCCGAGCCCCCGGAGGCGGCTTCAGGGGCAGCAGCAGCCACCGCCGCCAGCAGCTGTGGGAACGCAGCAAGCCAGATCCTCCTATCAATCAAACCGACTTCCCGGGCTATAAATGAGCCTAGCAACGTGTGTGCAAAGCAAAACATTATTTATGCTGCCAAGCATGAAGGCGACATGAGCCTCCGCGTCTCTACAGCTGCTGAACACAATTCCAGTTCGCTGAAGCAAGACCCGGCTGCAGCCGTGGCTCAGGACCATGCAAAGAAATTCATCGCCGTCCCTGCTCGCCTGCAGACCCGGTGCGGGGCCATCCGGGCGAAGGAGCTGGTGGACTACTCCAGTGGAGCCTCCAGTGCCGTGAGCGAGCTGGACGATGCGGACAAAGAGGTGCGTAACCTGACCTCCCGGGCCTTCCGAAGCCTTGCTTACCCCTACTTTGAGGCTCTGAACATCAGCTCCCGGGAGTCCTCCGTGCTCTCCGAAGTCGGCTTTGGGCGCTGGTCAACCTTCCTGGACTTAAAATGTGGAGGTCTTGGAGCCAGGGTGGAACAGAGCCTCCTGAGGAGCAGCGCGGCCTCAGTGGCTGCAGGGCTGAGGAAGGGCGGTGGGGCCAGGACCACAGCAGACCAGCTCTACATCCAATCCAAGAAGTCCCAGACCAAGGCCTTGGAGTTCGTGGTCAGCAAAGTCGAGGGCGAGATCAAACACGtggagacacctctgtgttttcaGAAGCAGGTCCAGTCGGGTCCACGCGTGGTCACCCTTCTCGAGCCTCTGAATTTACGCAGTGAGAGCAAAGCCAGCTTGGCTGCGGGGCCCTGCAAGGCCACCAAAGGCCCCAGCAAGGGCCCCGGGTCAGTGTACACGGATGATGGCTCAGAGACCTCCGAGAGTGGCAAGCCGGCCTCCCGCGCTGATGGCCCCCAGAAGTCCAAGTTTGCTTCCAGCCTGCTCAAAAATGTCATCTCCAAGAAGATGCAGCGGGAACACGAGTTCAAAATGGAGAGGGGAGAACTCAGCGACACATCCCACCATCACCTCTCCAGCACCTCCAAGGAGACGGAGGGCCCTCCCCCGGGGGCTGAGAAGCAGCGCGAAAGGGGCCTGCAGAGGCAGAGTTCTCGCCACTCGGAGGCTGGCTCCGAGTACACGGTGGTCAGCATGTCTGATGCCGGCGGGGAGGGGGCCGTAGCTGGGTCTAAATcccccatcttcaaagccagcgcCCCTCGGGAGAGCCACGCAGGCTCCGGCCGTCATTTTGCCGATGGACTCCCAGAAGTGTGTGAAATTAAAAAGAGTGCCTCAGAGACTGTCAAGGGCATCTTCCTCCGCAGTCAGAACAGTGCATTCCGGTCCTGGAAGGAGAAAGAGGCTGAAAAGCGAGAAGAAAGAGCCCCCGTTgggaagctgaaactccccaAGGGGGGTGACTGGAGGGCCGACCTGGGGGAGATCTCTGCCAGTAAGTCCACCATCATGTCTCGCCTCTTTGTCCCCAACATCCAGCAGACACCCAAGGATAAGCAGCCGGGGAAGCAGGCCACCAAGTACCCTGCTGCTCAGGCCACCTCCACGGCAGTGATCCGACCCAAGGCTCCTGAAATCAAGATCCGCCTGGGGAGCGTGCAACAGCCGAGCTCGGACTTCAACATTGCCAAGTTGCTCACACCCAAACTGGCCAGCAGCAGTGCCTCCAACCTCTTCAAGACCAATGAGGACAACAGCAGGGCCCAGCAGAAGCTCTTCCGGGGGGACAGCCTGGAAAAAGTGCCCCAGTTCCAGGTGAGAGACGTCAGGGACAAGTCCAAGGCCCAAGGCCCCCTCCATCAGGTGAGAGATGTCCGGAAACTAATCAAGGGGTCAGGGGACAGCAGTGACAAGGGCAGCGTTACCCCAGAGCAGGGGCTGACTGGGCCCAAACCCAGGCAGCTGGCTCCTGCTGCTGGGGGATCCGGATCCTTGTCCCCCATGGTGATCACGTGCCAGGCTGTGGTGAACCCCAGGGAGGACAGCACCGAGCGAGAGCCCAGGGAGAATGTGGGCAAGGGAGGCAGCAGGGTCTTGAACTCCTCCTCGCCAGAAGGGACAGTTTTGGTGCACAGGGCATCTGGCAGGCTGCCGGTAGCCACCATCGCCCCCAATAAGCCTGAACAGGGCTCCTACCTGCCTGTGCTCAAGATTGTCTCCAAGGCTCAGAAGACCCCAGAGAAGGTCAAGGAGGAGGAGgtcagggaggaagggaaaggccCCAAGACATCCCGGAATGCCCTGGAGAAGCTGACAGCGGCCGTGAGGTCCATGGAAGAGCTGTACAGCTTCAACAGGAACGAGTGGAAGCGGAAAAGTGACCCCTTGCCTCTGCTGACTGACAGCCACGTCCTGTCGCTCATCGCCAGCGAGGAGAGGGAAGGGGCCGGGGGCGCTGACCCCGACAAGTTGGCCAGACGGCTGGGTGAGGCGGAGGAGCCGCGGGGCGTGGGGAACAAAGGCGGGGTGGTCCTGAGAGGGGGCCCAGAGCGTCTACAGCGGAGAAACTCCAACCCCAGCACCGAGAGCGTGTCTGCCCGCGCGGCCGCCTTTGAGAACCTGGCCAGGGAGCGGCCCCGGTCCCTCTATATTCCCCCGGTGCACAAGGATGTGGACAGaacccagcccctgcccccactccccagcCAACGGAACGTCTTCACAATGAGTGCCAGCAGCACCCAGAAAACTGGGGGAGTCGCTGGCAAGTTCCCGCAAGGCCCTTCTCCGGAGAGTCCCTCGGCGGCCGCCAAGGGCATCAAATCGCAGGGACTGCGGTCCCTCAAGATCTCTCCGGCCACCCGGGCACCTCTGGAAGAGGTGACCAACAGGAAAATCGGCAGCAATTTGGAAAAGAGCAATAGTGACTGTGAGAATTACCTGACCATCCCTCTTAAAGGAAGCTCTGCAGCTGGAGAGCTTCCAGGCaggcctggggcagggagggagggacccCCAGCATCTTCAGCCGCGGCCACTCTCTGCAGCTTGCCCCCTCTGAGTGCTCGCAGTCAGGTTCCCACTAGTCCCAAGGGCTCTCAGGTCAGTGGAACCAGCCGGCCAGCTTGGCGCACCAAACCTGACCACCCCAGGGAGACAGTAGCTGCCCCCACGGGGCCCCAGAGCCCTGAGCATCCCCCCACCGCCATCTACCACCAGCAGCCACTGCCTTTCACCCTACAGAGCGCCCAGCCCCAGGTCCTCTGCTTCTCCCCACCAGGCATGCCAGCCCCGGCACCTGCCGGCCCAGCTCCCATCCCCACAGACCCCTTCCAGCAGCCCCCACCTCAGCAGACCCAGCGCAAGATGCTCCTGGATGTGACCACCGGCCAGTACTATCTGGTGGACACACCAGTACAGCCCATGACCCGGAGACTGTTTGACCCCGAGACAGGGCAGTATGTGGACGTGCCAATGACCTCCCAGCAGCAGGCAGTGGCTCCCATGTCCCTCCCTGTGCCTCCCCTGGCCCTGAGTCCTGGGGCCTATGGACCCACTTACATGATCTACCCCGGGTTTCTGCCCACGGTGCTGCCTGCCAACGCCCTACAGCCCACACCAATTGCTTGCACTCCAGCGGGCGGTGAGCTCTCCCCACTGACAGCAGAGCCCCCCAGCAAAGAGGCAGCTGCAGCGTTCACCGAGGCCCCCTACTTCATGGCCTCTGGTCAGTCTCccgcctcctcttcctcctctgccccGGCAGCCACCTCCCAGCTCGTGGGGGCCAAGGGCTTTGCCCAGCTGCACGGCAAGCCTGTCATCAGCATCACCTCACAGCCCCTGGGGCCGCGGATCATCGCACCCCCATCCTTTGACGGCACCACCATGAGCTTCGTGGTGGAACACAGATGA